A single genomic interval of Gossypium raimondii isolate GPD5lz chromosome 11, ASM2569854v1, whole genome shotgun sequence harbors:
- the LOC105800946 gene encoding uncharacterized protein LOC105800946 — MGINHFILALISFTCLLSFSTSTNAPPSLSDASSPTFSELYDMIEVMSESPSPFAFDGITLESIDNLLSILPSGVNPTLQQICGNTDHPVECIIATMPFLDEKTPIEPLSVLKAGIEAMDNQTKDALAEVTKLSMDPTTP; from the coding sequence ATGGGGATCAACCATTTCATCCTTGCACTTATCTCTTTCACTTGTCTCTTGTCCTTCTCAACCTCTACCAATGCACCTCCATCCCTTTCCGACGCTTCTAGCCCTACTTTTTCAGAACTTTATGATATGATTGAGGTTATGTCTGAATCACCATCTCCATTTGCATTTGATGGTATAACATTGGAAAGTATTGACAATTTATTAAGCATACTACCTAGCGGTGTCAACCCTACCCTTCAGCAAATTTGTGGGAACACTGATCACCCCGTCGAATGTATAATAGCAACTATGCCATTCCTAGATGAGAAAACTCCTATTGAGCCTCTTTCTGTCCTTAAAGCTGGGATTGAAGCAATGGATAACCAGACCAAAGATGCATTAGCTGAGGTTACAAAGCTCTCAATGGACCCTACTACCCCCTAA